The following proteins come from a genomic window of Streptomyces liliiviolaceus:
- the aztC gene encoding zinc ABC transporter substrate-binding protein AztC produces MRWTATKRRVRVYGARLRSLSVGLIALMTVAAASGCTAGTDQPGIVVTTNILGDITREIVGDEADVTVLMKPNADPHSFGLSAVQAAELERADLVVYNGLGLEANVLRHVDAARESGVATFAAGEAVDPLTFHTADDGGPADEDGQPDPHFWTDPDRVRKAVRLMADQVIEHVDGVDKSVIRARADRYGRELTDLTAWMEKSFDRIPEDGRALVTNHHVFGYLADRFDFEVIGAVIPSGTTLASPSSSDLRSLTVAMRKAGVRTVFADSSQPTRLAEVLRTELGGQVQVVELYSESLTAKGEGADTYLRMMRANTTAMADGLTEGLSEA; encoded by the coding sequence ATGAGGTGGACCGCGACGAAGCGACGGGTGCGGGTGTACGGGGCACGACTGCGCAGTCTGAGCGTGGGCCTGATCGCCCTGATGACGGTCGCCGCCGCGTCCGGCTGTACGGCCGGCACGGATCAGCCCGGCATCGTGGTCACCACGAACATCCTCGGTGACATCACCCGGGAGATCGTGGGTGACGAGGCCGACGTGACCGTGCTGATGAAGCCCAACGCCGACCCGCACTCCTTCGGGCTGTCGGCGGTGCAGGCCGCCGAGTTGGAACGCGCCGACCTCGTCGTCTACAACGGGCTGGGCCTTGAGGCGAACGTCCTGCGCCATGTGGACGCCGCACGCGAGTCCGGCGTCGCCACCTTCGCCGCCGGGGAAGCGGTCGACCCGCTCACCTTCCACACCGCCGACGACGGTGGCCCCGCCGACGAGGACGGCCAACCCGACCCGCACTTCTGGACCGACCCGGACCGGGTGCGCAAGGCCGTCCGCCTGATGGCCGACCAGGTGATCGAGCACGTCGACGGCGTGGACAAGTCCGTGATACGCGCCCGGGCCGACCGCTACGGCAGGGAACTCACGGACCTGACCGCCTGGATGGAGAAGTCCTTCGACCGCATCCCCGAGGACGGGCGTGCCCTGGTGACCAACCACCACGTCTTCGGCTACCTCGCCGACCGCTTCGACTTCGAGGTGATCGGCGCGGTGATCCCCAGTGGCACCACGCTGGCCTCGCCCAGCTCCTCCGACCTGCGCTCGCTCACCGTGGCGATGCGAAAGGCGGGCGTGCGCACCGTGTTCGCCGACTCCTCACAGCCCACCCGGCTCGCCGAGGTCCTGCGCACGGAGTTGGGCGGCCAGGTCCAAGTCGTCGAGCTGTACTCGGAATCGCTGACCGCGAAGGGCGAGGGCGCCGACACCTATCTGCGGATGATGCGCGCCAACACCACCGCCATGGCCGACGGCCTGACCGAAGGCCTGTCCGAAGCCTGA
- the aztD gene encoding zinc metallochaperone AztD yields the protein MNKSIRTRALTGTALALAVSTVLSACGGEEKASSDAKAEGTPSAKPATAVNQPLVASFDGGLYLLDGESLELRKTIDLPGFNRVNPAGDEDHVVVSTDTGFRVLDAAGGTLTDIEYKGSKPGHVVRHAGKTVLFTDGTGEVNVFDPADLSSGKKPQGRTYASAEAHHGVAIELANGELLSTLGTEEKRTGALVLDKDDKELARYEKCPGVHGEAAAQNEAVGVGCEDGILIYKDGKFTKVEAPDDYGRIGNQAGSDVSPVLLGDYKTDAEAELERPTRISLIDTEKKKLRLVDLGTSYSFRSLARGPEGEALVLGTDGAVHVIDPASGKTEKKIPVVGTWQEPLDWQQPRPTLFVRGGTAYVSDPNKKALHAIDLEAGKEITSVTLPQSTNELSGVVAGH from the coding sequence ATGAACAAGTCGATACGCACCAGAGCCCTCACCGGGACGGCACTCGCCCTGGCGGTGTCCACGGTTCTGAGCGCCTGCGGAGGTGAAGAGAAAGCCTCCTCCGACGCCAAGGCCGAGGGCACCCCGAGCGCGAAGCCCGCGACCGCGGTGAACCAGCCGCTGGTGGCCAGCTTCGACGGCGGTCTGTACCTCCTCGACGGCGAAAGCCTCGAACTGCGCAAGACCATCGACCTCCCCGGCTTCAACCGGGTCAACCCCGCCGGTGACGAGGACCATGTCGTCGTTTCCACCGACACCGGATTCCGCGTGCTCGACGCCGCCGGGGGGACTCTCACCGATATCGAGTACAAGGGCTCCAAGCCCGGTCACGTCGTGCGCCACGCGGGCAAGACGGTGCTCTTCACCGACGGCACCGGCGAGGTCAACGTCTTCGACCCCGCCGATCTGAGCAGCGGGAAGAAGCCGCAGGGACGCACGTACGCCTCCGCCGAGGCCCATCACGGTGTCGCCATCGAACTGGCCAACGGCGAACTCCTCAGCACCCTGGGCACCGAGGAGAAGCGGACCGGCGCGCTGGTCCTGGACAAGGACGACAAGGAACTCGCACGCTACGAGAAGTGCCCTGGTGTGCACGGTGAGGCCGCTGCACAGAATGAGGCCGTCGGCGTCGGGTGCGAGGACGGGATACTCATCTACAAGGACGGCAAGTTCACCAAGGTCGAGGCCCCCGACGACTACGGCCGTATCGGGAACCAGGCCGGCAGCGACGTCTCTCCGGTCCTCCTGGGGGACTACAAGACGGATGCGGAGGCCGAGTTGGAGAGGCCCACGCGTATCTCCCTCATCGACACCGAGAAGAAGAAGCTGCGTCTGGTCGACCTGGGCACCAGCTACTCCTTCCGCTCCCTGGCCCGTGGCCCGGAGGGTGAGGCACTCGTCCTCGGCACGGACGGCGCGGTCCACGTGATCGACCCGGCGAGCGGGAAGACCGAGAAGAAGATCCCGGTCGTCGGCACGTGGCAGGAACCGCTGGACTGGCAGCAGCCCCGGCCCACCCTGTTCGTCCGTGGCGGCACGGCCTACGTCTCCGACCCGAACAAGAAGGCGCTGCACGCCATCGACCTGGAGGCGGGCAAGGAGATCACCTCCGTCACTCTGCCCCAGAGCACCAACGAACTGTCAGGCGTCGTCGCCGGACACTGA
- a CDS encoding DUF4334 domain-containing protein, which translates to MNILEARARFQELQEKDGPVDPRELDAVWATLATVRPEDILGEWKGGEFQTGHPLNGELEKAGWYGKTFTSVHDVKPLMCRDATGRLYSNRELGKGEASLWTVEFRGESTATMIYDGQPVLDHFKQVDDTTLMGIMHAKGVPEEGPFYYFFLERAPGTAGEGAHAGEDA; encoded by the coding sequence GTGAACATTCTTGAGGCACGCGCCCGGTTTCAGGAGCTGCAGGAGAAGGACGGCCCTGTCGATCCTCGTGAACTCGACGCGGTCTGGGCGACGTTGGCCACCGTCCGCCCCGAGGACATACTCGGCGAATGGAAGGGCGGCGAGTTCCAGACGGGCCACCCTCTCAACGGCGAACTGGAGAAGGCCGGTTGGTACGGCAAGACGTTCACCTCCGTGCACGACGTCAAGCCGCTGATGTGCCGTGACGCGACGGGCCGGCTGTACTCCAACCGCGAACTCGGCAAAGGCGAGGCCAGCCTGTGGACCGTCGAGTTCCGTGGCGAGTCGACGGCCACCATGATCTACGACGGGCAGCCGGTCCTCGACCACTTCAAGCAGGTGGACGACACCACGCTGATGGGGATCATGCATGCCAAGGGGGTCCCCGAGGAGGGTCCCTTCTACTACTTCTTCCTGGAGCGGGCCCCGGGGACCGCGGGCGAAGGCGCGCATGCCGGAGAGGACGCGTGA
- a CDS encoding NAD(P)-dependent alcohol dehydrogenase yields MRRVRAAVTGAPGAPFTVRAADLEDPRAHEVLVRMTAVGVCHTDLGMRDSWPLHLTPMVFGHEGTGRVETVGAEVTGLAPGDHVCLTFASCGICDQCTAGHPAYCRAAQARNLSGGRADGSTPLSLDGTPLRAGFFGQSSFATYAVVHERGVIRVPTDLPDAVAAPLGCSGQTGAGTVLNRLCPEPGASLVVLGAGAVGLSALMAAVAVGCDPVVAVDPVASRRELAIALGAKAALAPGDGLVAALRDLTGGGAHHVVETTGRPQLARRAVGALRPRGDVVLLGLGGEVTFDVMGLLAKGVRVHGVIEGDSDPARFIPELVGLYERGLFPLDKLVTTFPFEDIDAAVAAMGDGGVVKPVLTFT; encoded by the coding sequence GTGAGACGGGTCCGCGCCGCAGTCACCGGGGCACCGGGCGCCCCGTTCACCGTCCGCGCCGCGGACCTTGAGGACCCTCGGGCACACGAGGTGCTGGTCAGGATGACCGCGGTCGGCGTCTGTCACACCGACCTGGGGATGCGGGACAGTTGGCCCCTTCACCTCACCCCGATGGTCTTCGGCCATGAGGGCACCGGCCGGGTCGAGACGGTGGGCGCGGAGGTGACCGGCCTCGCGCCCGGGGACCATGTCTGTCTCACCTTCGCCAGCTGCGGCATCTGCGACCAGTGCACGGCGGGTCACCCTGCCTACTGCCGGGCCGCGCAGGCTCGTAACCTCTCCGGAGGACGCGCGGACGGCAGCACGCCGCTCTCCCTCGACGGCACACCCCTGCGCGCCGGCTTCTTCGGGCAGTCCAGCTTCGCCACGTACGCCGTCGTCCACGAACGCGGTGTGATCAGGGTGCCGACCGACCTGCCGGACGCGGTCGCCGCTCCGCTCGGGTGCAGCGGTCAGACCGGCGCGGGCACCGTGCTCAACCGGTTGTGCCCCGAACCGGGCGCGTCGCTGGTCGTCCTGGGTGCGGGCGCGGTCGGTCTGAGCGCGCTGATGGCCGCGGTGGCGGTGGGCTGCGACCCGGTGGTGGCGGTCGATCCGGTCGCCTCCCGCCGTGAGCTGGCCATCGCGCTCGGGGCCAAGGCGGCCCTGGCGCCCGGGGACGGACTCGTGGCGGCGCTCCGTGACCTCACCGGCGGTGGCGCGCACCACGTCGTCGAGACCACCGGCCGTCCGCAGTTGGCCCGCCGGGCCGTCGGCGCGCTGCGCCCGCGCGGCGACGTCGTCCTGCTCGGCCTCGGCGGGGAAGTGACGTTCGACGTGATGGGCCTGCTCGCCAAGGGGGTCCGTGTGCACGGAGTGATCGAAGGGGACTCCGACCCCGCACGTTTCATACCCGAACTGGTGGGCCTCTACGAGCGTGGCCTCTTCCCACTCGACAAGCTGGTCACCACGTTCCCCTTCGAGGACATCGACGCGGCCGTGGCCGCCATGGGCGACGGCGGTGTGGTCAAGCCGGTGCTCACCTTCACCTGA
- a CDS encoding TetR/AcrR family transcriptional regulator, which yields MASASPSARSAGTADRTAAARPRNRRQLIVEAAGRVFSERGYHSASMEQVAAGVGISAAALYRHFPNKYALFAECADVMVDGLVAALDEVPPGAALTDVLTAITRITVAHRASGGVYRWEARYLSREDRHRLAAKFGHLVERVDDAVQREHPLADERLRATAALGAIGSITMHHTSIAQRRAEELLLASASGVAASDPASARPAAHHIDLPARPVPRTRRAEILAAAIPLFARHGFTSVTNGQIAEAVGLTPSALYRHYPGKIDILAAACLQAAALLAQGVEHNLHEVTGPYESVVALAATYVAYSFEYTELNSVAEAELAGLPAALRRPVALAQRDHIAVWEQQLRLVRTELDPRQARVLVHAGFGVVVEVGRRLRWRDSPDHRATVTALMLGALGL from the coding sequence ATGGCCTCCGCCTCCCCGTCCGCCCGTTCGGCCGGGACCGCCGACCGCACCGCGGCCGCTCGGCCCCGCAACCGCAGACAGCTCATCGTCGAGGCGGCCGGGCGGGTCTTCAGCGAGCGCGGCTACCACTCGGCGTCCATGGAACAGGTCGCCGCCGGTGTGGGAATCTCCGCAGCCGCCCTGTACCGGCACTTCCCGAACAAGTACGCGCTGTTCGCCGAGTGCGCCGACGTCATGGTGGACGGACTGGTCGCCGCGCTCGACGAAGTGCCGCCCGGGGCGGCCCTGACGGACGTGCTCACGGCCATCACCCGGATCACGGTCGCTCATCGCGCGTCGGGCGGTGTGTACCGCTGGGAGGCCCGATACCTCAGTCGCGAGGACCGTCACCGCCTCGCGGCGAAGTTCGGTCACCTCGTCGAGCGGGTCGACGACGCCGTACAACGCGAGCACCCGCTGGCCGACGAGCGACTGCGGGCCACGGCGGCCCTCGGTGCGATCGGATCCATCACGATGCACCACACCTCGATCGCCCAACGCCGGGCCGAGGAACTGCTGTTGGCGTCCGCGTCGGGCGTGGCGGCGAGCGATCCGGCCTCGGCCCGGCCCGCCGCGCACCACATCGATCTGCCCGCCCGGCCGGTACCGCGCACGCGACGCGCCGAGATCCTCGCGGCCGCCATCCCACTGTTCGCCCGGCACGGATTCACCAGTGTCACCAACGGACAGATCGCCGAGGCGGTGGGACTGACCCCGTCCGCGCTCTACCGCCACTACCCCGGCAAGATCGACATCCTGGCAGCCGCATGCCTTCAGGCAGCCGCGCTGCTCGCCCAAGGTGTGGAGCACAACCTGCACGAGGTGACAGGGCCGTACGAGTCCGTCGTCGCACTGGCGGCGACCTATGTGGCCTACAGCTTCGAGTACACCGAACTGAACAGCGTCGCCGAGGCCGAACTCGCCGGCCTGCCGGCGGCACTGCGCCGGCCCGTGGCCCTCGCCCAGCGGGACCACATCGCCGTCTGGGAACAGCAATTGCGGCTGGTCCGTACCGAGTTGGACCCGCGCCAGGCCCGCGTGCTGGTACACGCCGGATTCGGAGTGGTCGTCGAGGTCGGACGCAGACTGCGGTGGCGGGACAGCCCCGACCACCGTGCGACCGTGACCGCCCTGATGCTGGGCGCACTGGGGCTCTGA
- a CDS encoding oxygenase MpaB family protein → MENLSRRRALSLGVALGLVGVANPAGALTSAGSAGSAGSAGSAGSVAGAAAGTDPAWIWDDATDPLMVSMLENGHVPAINTAWASWVNNNDPLPSGLPDVFAAHLRQFNRLPSWADRTKLARAADFNRRRDTYLFMLYGLGSGIMSTVIPREAKSVYWSAGGADMQDRAAKTFTFGYDLSQLGAFEPTGQFVVTANKTRVVHAAVRHLLPQSPHWKAVADETVPISAADILVTFHSLGTFVYRKLLDWKIPFPAADQEAFLHSWQVAIHLLGVPDEHIPQTWAAAEKQAAQVLTPILTPSTEGIALAEDLLGLTAQIDLGVTRGFLNEFVRYVLNDEVGDWLGLKRDYASAALVRTAWPAFILFREGLSPVMPGTFYVFDQFVRALAMLFLNKGSSGTTTPITIPTGNRAG, encoded by the coding sequence ATGGAGAATCTCAGCAGAAGAAGGGCACTGTCCCTCGGTGTCGCACTCGGCCTGGTGGGTGTCGCGAACCCAGCCGGGGCGTTGACGTCGGCGGGCTCGGCGGGCTCGGCGGGCTCGGCGGGCTCGGCGGGGTCGGTGGCGGGCGCCGCCGCGGGGACCGATCCGGCATGGATCTGGGACGACGCGACGGATCCCCTGATGGTGTCGATGCTGGAGAACGGCCATGTGCCGGCCATCAACACCGCGTGGGCGTCATGGGTGAACAACAACGACCCGCTGCCCAGCGGCCTCCCGGACGTGTTCGCCGCGCACCTGCGGCAGTTCAATCGGCTGCCCTCCTGGGCCGACCGCACCAAGCTGGCCCGTGCCGCCGACTTCAACCGGCGCAGGGACACGTACCTCTTCATGCTGTACGGCCTCGGCAGCGGCATCATGAGCACCGTGATCCCGCGCGAGGCCAAGAGCGTCTACTGGTCCGCGGGCGGCGCCGACATGCAGGACCGCGCGGCCAAGACGTTCACCTTCGGCTACGACCTCTCCCAGCTGGGCGCCTTCGAGCCCACGGGGCAGTTCGTCGTCACCGCCAACAAGACGCGCGTGGTGCACGCCGCGGTACGTCACCTGCTCCCGCAGTCCCCGCACTGGAAGGCGGTCGCCGACGAGACCGTTCCGATCAGTGCCGCCGACATCCTGGTCACCTTCCACAGCCTGGGCACCTTCGTGTACAGGAAGCTGCTCGACTGGAAGATCCCGTTCCCGGCCGCGGACCAGGAGGCGTTCCTGCACTCGTGGCAGGTCGCCATCCATCTGCTCGGTGTGCCGGACGAGCACATACCCCAGACGTGGGCGGCCGCCGAGAAGCAGGCGGCGCAGGTGCTCACCCCGATCCTCACCCCCTCCACCGAGGGCATCGCGCTGGCCGAGGACCTGCTGGGACTGACCGCGCAGATCGACCTCGGTGTCACCCGCGGGTTCCTGAACGAGTTCGTGCGCTATGTCCTCAACGACGAGGTGGGCGACTGGCTGGGGCTGAAACGCGACTACGCGTCGGCCGCCCTGGTCCGCACCGCCTGGCCCGCGTTCATCCTGTTCCGCGAGGGTCTGTCGCCCGTCATGCCCGGCACCTTCTACGTGTTCGACCAGTTCGTGCGCGCCCTGGCCATGCTGTTCCTCAACAAGGGCTCCTCCGGGACCACCACACCCATCACGATCCCCACGGGCAACAGGGCGGGCTGA
- a CDS encoding FG-GAP repeat domain-containing protein produces the protein MRFSTAGGPFFRHLRLWHAVPVSLVLVAVVAFLVLRPSDGARSVPDSPCRPVDSAREDAPAGPDLDGDGFVDLVHEISAREMKVDVVVVPGSEHGPDHDRTTVLTQEDLGVPDEIYTGDEAWQPTVADLDEDGHADLVVSGAAQILWGGPKGPQADGPHGRVPLPGSGYSTAPIAGDFDGDGHMDLAVFRSSNEEPELVVLKGPFKRSGAPARTVEIPSPVHEGASPVLFAGDANDDRATDLALYDSPWDPPLLFTGGARTASGLSKEPERLPEGENVVFGDFDGDGRQDVAVGRSFVDGDDEIDTPHRRGQVGVRYGKEPGKWVTMDGGDFKEGFGAGLAAADFNGDGCDDLAVQLTRKKETGDARIEVLRGGSEHGLGSKPWRTTKRSAPGVDGPRDGALFSVHDWDGDGRAELALLGEDRWWITDGTNRDEATFPLTPSKD, from the coding sequence ATGCGCTTTTCGACAGCAGGCGGTCCGTTCTTCCGCCACCTGCGCCTGTGGCACGCCGTACCCGTCTCCCTCGTACTGGTGGCGGTGGTGGCTTTCCTTGTCCTTCGCCCGTCCGACGGCGCGCGTTCCGTGCCCGACAGCCCTTGCCGACCGGTCGATTCGGCGCGTGAGGACGCGCCCGCGGGCCCCGACCTCGACGGGGACGGCTTCGTCGATCTGGTGCACGAGATCTCCGCCCGGGAGATGAAGGTCGACGTGGTCGTCGTGCCCGGCTCCGAGCACGGTCCGGACCACGACCGGACGACCGTCCTCACCCAGGAAGACCTCGGTGTGCCGGACGAGATCTACACGGGCGACGAGGCATGGCAGCCCACGGTCGCCGACCTGGACGAGGACGGCCACGCCGACCTCGTCGTCAGCGGCGCCGCCCAGATCCTGTGGGGAGGCCCCAAGGGCCCGCAGGCCGACGGACCGCACGGGCGCGTCCCCCTGCCGGGCAGCGGATACAGCACCGCGCCGATCGCCGGCGACTTCGACGGGGACGGCCACATGGACCTGGCGGTCTTCAGGTCCTCGAACGAGGAACCGGAACTGGTCGTCCTCAAGGGACCGTTCAAGCGGTCCGGCGCCCCCGCCCGGACCGTGGAGATCCCCAGCCCGGTCCACGAGGGCGCGTCACCCGTGCTGTTCGCCGGGGACGCGAACGACGACCGCGCCACCGATCTGGCGCTCTACGACTCCCCGTGGGATCCGCCCCTGCTGTTCACCGGCGGCGCCCGTACCGCCTCCGGCCTGAGCAAGGAGCCCGAGCGGCTGCCGGAGGGCGAGAACGTCGTCTTCGGCGACTTCGACGGCGATGGGCGGCAGGACGTCGCCGTCGGGCGGAGCTTCGTCGACGGCGACGACGAGATCGACACTCCCCACCGCCGCGGACAGGTCGGCGTCCGCTACGGGAAGGAGCCGGGGAAGTGGGTGACCATGGACGGCGGCGACTTCAAGGAGGGCTTCGGCGCCGGGCTCGCCGCCGCGGACTTCAACGGCGACGGCTGCGACGATCTGGCCGTACAGCTCACCAGGAAGAAGGAGACGGGGGACGCGCGGATCGAGGTGCTGCGGGGCGGCTCCGAGCACGGGCTCGGGTCGAAGCCCTGGCGCACCACCAAGCGCTCCGCGCCGGGTGTCGACGGCCCGCGCGACGGCGCGCTCTTCTCCGTCCACGACTGGGACGGCGACGGCCGCGCGGAACTGGCTCTTCTCGGCGAGGACCGATGGTGGATCACCGACGGGACGAACCGCGACGAGGCGACCTTCCCGCTCACCCCCAGCAAGGACTGA
- a CDS encoding dihydrofolate reductase family protein has translation MDQLLRVQNFTISSDGIAAGEDQSLERPFGHHIDPGKLFAWAGATAHWPNRTDPGGSRGLDDYFTRDFTHNIGAEIMGRNKFGPQRGPWQNHEWRGWWGDEPPFHTPVFVLTHHTRPSFTLSDTTFHFVDSDPATVLAQAREAAQGKDVRLGGGVSTVREFLDADLVDTLHVAVAPVKLGSGLRLWDSPDELLDRFHMDVVPSPSGITHHLFWRK, from the coding sequence ATGGATCAGCTGCTGCGCGTACAGAACTTCACCATCTCCAGCGACGGCATCGCCGCGGGCGAGGACCAGAGCCTGGAACGGCCCTTCGGCCACCACATCGATCCGGGCAAGCTCTTCGCCTGGGCCGGTGCCACGGCACACTGGCCCAACCGGACCGACCCCGGCGGGAGCCGCGGCCTCGACGACTACTTCACGCGGGACTTCACCCACAACATCGGCGCCGAGATCATGGGCCGCAACAAGTTCGGACCCCAGCGCGGCCCCTGGCAGAACCACGAGTGGCGCGGCTGGTGGGGTGACGAGCCGCCCTTCCACACACCGGTGTTCGTCCTGACCCACCACACGCGTCCGTCCTTCACGCTCTCCGACACCACGTTCCATTTCGTGGACAGCGACCCCGCCACCGTTCTCGCGCAGGCACGGGAGGCCGCGCAGGGCAAGGACGTACGGCTCGGCGGCGGAGTGAGCACCGTCCGGGAGTTCCTCGACGCCGACCTCGTCGACACCCTGCACGTGGCCGTCGCACCGGTGAAACTCGGATCCGGGCTTCGTCTGTGGGACTCCCCCGACGAGCTCCTGGACCGCTTCCACATGGACGTCGTGCCCAGCCCGAGCGGCATCACCCACCACCTCTTCTGGCGCAAATGA